The sequence below is a genomic window from Microbulbifer hydrolyticus.
AACAGGCTTCGTTGGCCTTTTCCGAGGCGTAGAGCTTTGCCATGGACGCAGCCGGACCGAAGGGCTGGCCGGCGTCTTTCTGCCAGGCGGCCTGCAACAGCAGCAGTCGCGCGGCTTCCATCTCGGTGTACTTATCGGCGAGCTGCCACTGTAGCCCCTGGAACTGTGCCAGGGGCTTGCCGAACTGTTCCCGCCCCTGCAAATAGGTGCGCGCGCAATCCAGCGCTTCCAGGCCAATACCCAGCGCCAGCGATCCGATACCAATACGGCCGCCCGCCAGCTCACCGGCTGCGATACGGAATCCACGGTTCTCTTCACCCAACATGTTCGACGCGGGAATTCGGCAGTCTTCAAACGCAACCTCGTTGGTCACGGACGCCTTCTGCCCCATCTTTTCTTCGGCTTTGCCGATCACCAGTCCGGGGGTGCCGGCCTCAACCAGGAAACAGGAAATCCCCTTCCCTTTCGGCGCCGAGGAGTCGGTCACGGCCCACACCACAAATACGCCGGCAAACTCGGCGCTGCTGATAAACAGCTTGCTGCCGTTCAGCACAAAGTCATCACCATCCCTGACCGCGCGGGTACGCATCGCGGCGGCGTCGGAGCCGGAACTCGGCTCGGTGAGACAGAAAGAACCGGCGGGGTATTCGCCGCTGCAGATTTTCGGCAGGAAGTAATTTTTCTGCGCATCGGTACCCATGGCCTGGATCACTTCCGCCACCATGTTGGTGACCGAAGTGGTAGTGGCGGTAGAGGCACAGCCGCGGGCGATTTCTGCGATGGCGAGACTGAAGGCGATGGTACCGGCACCGGTACCGCCGAATTCGGGGTCGATATTGATCCCCA
It includes:
- a CDS encoding acyl-CoA dehydrogenase family protein: MNFELTEEQQMIQEAARQFAESELKPIAAELDKSGNRALFLEKLKELAELGFMGINIDPEFGGTGAGTIAFSLAIAEIARGCASTATTTSVTNMVAEVIQAMGTDAQKNYFLPKICSGEYPAGSFCLTEPSSGSDAAAMRTRAVRDGDDFVLNGSKLFISSAEFAGVFVVWAVTDSSAPKGKGISCFLVEAGTPGLVIGKAEEKMGQKASVTNEVAFEDCRIPASNMLGEENRGFRIAAGELAGGRIGIGSLALGIGLEALDCARTYLQGREQFGKPLAQFQGLQWQLADKYTEMEAARLLLLQAAWQKDAGQPFGPAASMAKLYASEKANEACYVALQMHGGVGYTREFPLERMARDVRITTIYEGTSEIQRLIIARHLLEGVR